One Malassezia vespertilionis chromosome 6, complete sequence genomic window, CAGAACGcgaatgcgctgcagcaagccTATTAAAGACCGCTTGCCGTGGTAGTGTCCCAACGCTGGCCTTCTGCTGGTCCCTGACATGCGCCTGTACGTACCTCCCAAGGTCCAATGCTCTTGCAAGGCGAGACAATTGTGCTCGCCGTCAGCTGTGTGCTCGCCAGCTTGAGCAAAAGGCTCGAAATCCATAGTTCTTCCGGCGCAGGAATCCGCATGGGATCCACGCCTTCGCGTCCTTTCGTGACGCTCGTATTCAGCTTTTGGTCGCCGTGGCACATCCACGCGTCTACCAACTCTTCCCAATTTTCCGAaggcagcgcacgcagcgacgccgcatTAGaaaacgcggcgcacggcgtgccACATGCTATACACTGCAGCTCCGTAATCGCCGCAccctgcagcgcgcaatggGTCCATGGTGTGCGAAGGACCGTGTCTGCAGTGGCCAGCATCTGCGCAGGCCGCGCCTGCAGTACAATGACAAACACTTGCTCTTGCGCCTCGCCTTCGTACCGCCCAGGAATTAGTGGCCACTCTGTGAAGAAGCGTATGGATGTGCGCTGGGTCGCTGAGATGCATTCGAACGTGACGCTGATGCGCTGGCCGTCTTCAACGAGGCATACAACGTGCATGCCATCGACGCGCATTTCAGGACATACAAGCGCAGTTGCGCGCTGGATATTGCGTTGGTACTCTACAACATACTCGATACTCGACTCTCCGCGCTTTcgctgcactgcacgccCTTCATCGTCCGCATGCAATGCACGTTTCCGAGGACTCGCTGGACGACAGTCCG contains:
- a CDS encoding HECT-type E3 ubiquitin transferase (COG:S; EggNog:ENOG503PKJH) is translated as MHSDCRPASPRKRALHADDEGRAVQRKRGESSIEYVVEYQRNIQRATALVCPEMRVDGMHVVCLVEDGQRISVTFECISATQRTSIRFFTEWPLIPGRYEGEAQEQVFVIVLQARPAQMLATADTVLRTPWTHCALQGAAITELQCIACGTPCAAFSNAASLRALPSENWEELVDAWMCHGDQKLNTSVTKGREGVDPMRIPAPEELWISSLLLKLASTQLTASTIVSPCKSIGPWEKASVGTLPRQAVFNRLAAAHSRSG